One Vicia villosa cultivar HV-30 ecotype Madison, WI linkage group LG5, Vvil1.0, whole genome shotgun sequence genomic window, GATATTAACttgatgaagaagagaaagatcgCACGTTGATGACAAACGTTGATAGAAAACAGAATGGTCTAAGATAGTGAAGGAACTAAGATTTGGAGTAGAAAGACATAATTGGTGAGTTTCTACGCAAAACACAGTTAAACTGGAAAGTGTATGATTCGATATGCAAAAGACTTGTGCATCCTCATTCAAACAACAATTCCTGAGCACCAAAACATCTAACAAAGTGCAGTTTGAAAAGGGGTCAGCATAGTGATTATCAGTTGCAACAAAGCTGACACATTCGAGATGCAAGGTTCTTAATGCAGGTAAGCGAAGAGATTTCGGACAGTTTATTTTCTCTCCACCCTCGCTACCAGAAAGGTGGAGAAAGGTGAGAGAGTGAGAGGCTAATATTAAAGGGGAAAACTTAGATTTGCATTTAAAAGTTGGATGCATAGTAATTTTCAAGTGTTGAAGATTGTTAGAAAGAGCATGTTTTACAAGTTTATAAAGGTGTTTCTCATTTTCTTGAAAACAAGTTTCAATAGTAAGATTAAGTAGGGGACATGATTGATCTCTAGTAGAGATAACCCAACACTTAAATCTCTTGAAATTTTTGACTCGGTTCTCGGGTCGGAGTCTCGGTAGAGTATATATGAGAGTAGTGAGACGTTTACAAAGATCCTTCCATCGTTTCGACAAGATGCATGCGTCTCGTGTTTCCAGAAAGCTCATTATGTGGAGCAACATGGTGTCGGGCAATTCACTGATAATATCTCTTTTCATTGCCATCTTTAGTTTCTGATCGGATAAACAATTTAATCAGATGCTTATAAACATAATAAGCACGAACTTTGACACTGATACATAGATActgataataatttaaaaaaataaatgaattgaacGTTATCAGAAGTGTCTGTGTCTGTGTCGTGGATACAATGACGTTATTACGATGCATGTTTACCTTATAGTTTTGGATTGATTCGAGGGTGATTGGGGGAACCCAAGTCTGATTGATCCACTGGCGAGGAACCCTAAGAAGGTATTTTGGACATTGAAACTTCTCTGAGTCTGTAAAACGTACACTGAACTTTCCATTCTCTAAATCTTTGACGACATGGCCCTCCCACCCCCGCAATTTACGGAACGCCTCCACTTTGTCGCCGGATTTCAATTCCCAGATGGTATCCGGCGTCGGCACTGGTCGAATCTGGTGAAGACGGACAACTGTCTCTGCTACGTAGAGGTAACGGTATTGGATCAAAATTTTGTCCGAGGAGATCCACCTTATGATGGTAGCGGTGAACCATGAGCCGTAGACGCCGCCGCCACGGTCGATGCTGACTTCCACCGTGTCGCCTGGTTTGAACTTCGGTTTTGGAACCATCagtttcaaattttagggtttcgCGCTACGTTTTCAGTTTTCAACTCTTCCAgctaaaaaattggaaaaatatttaattgttttgcTTTTGTACACAAACACAATCACTCCCTCTTTAAAATATTTGCAAATGTGCTATTAAATCAATATGTTTGTTTTTTTactcaaataaaaaaacaattttttatttagcATAATATAtttcaacaaaatataaaaaaataaaaacttttgaTTCCAAGCCCTAACTTCTTCACTAACCTATATATATAAGTAGGTTTGGCTCCACAAAGTCACTCAAAGTGGTTCATAGATTTTACATCTGTTATCTTCTTCTCCTTTGGGCGTGAAATTATTAATCTATACCAACTGTTATTTTCTTCATGTCTCTTTCTAAACCCTTGCTGCAACTACTCAATTGTGCAAATAAAAATCAGAGTTCGAAAACAACGGTATGTACCGAatcatttatattaatttttgttaattttgttttcaATTGGAATTAACTAAACTGAATGAATTATTTTCTCAATGAAGAACTCTAGAAGATGTGACACTGATGATGCATTAGGGTTTCTAAAGGCAGTAAAACTTGCATTTAAATATGACAAGAAAAACTATGATCGATTTATAGAAGTCCTAAGAGATTTCAGTGCTAAGAGAATTCAGAAGAACCCTCTTCAAATAAGTGGTCTCAAAGCAAAAGTCAAGAGCTTGTTTAAAGGACATGTAGATTTAGTTTCGGAATTCAACAAATTCATGCCAAAGGAACATCGAATCACACTTCCGCGTGACACTGGTTAGTACTactaatttataattaatattttcaaCCATGTTGTGCTATGTTACTATGTAAATCCACGGCACCTACCCTGAAATTTGTGATtatctttaatttatttattcttttactaTCATtaaatattatctcttataatCAATTAAATATCTTTAAGAGTTTCAGAATGAATACTAAcattgtcattattattattgtgaTACAAAGGGAAAAATAAGAAGTTAGGAGAGATCTGTCAACTTCCTTGGGATGTGCTGGATGTCATTTCGCAAAAACTTGATTTTGAGGAGCTCTTTCAATTTTATGGTGTATGCAAGAATTGGAGGActttttataaatcaaatttcTTGTCATCTCAAGAACCATTTCTTGTTGAGATTTCGGGTTATCCTCGCAGGGGACGACCAAATTGCTTTATTAGCCTACCCAATAAAAAGGTTTATaacttgaagaagatgatgaggaaGATGGTGAGTTACTCCAAACTCACTCGCCCTATGTATGTTGGTTATTCTAGtggatattttattattaaaactaaTTCAACATGTCTCCTAATCAATCCATTTACAAGGATAAAGAAGGTAATCAATTCATCACCATTCTTTGGATTTGATATCACCATTGATCAGTTGCATGGCTTGCTTGCTTTTGAAAAATGCTCTGAGGAATTTGTGTTGTTGGTTTTATGCAAAAAGCATGGCAGTTTGTATGGCTATCAGTCTCGAAATAATGGTTGGGTTACTTATTTCAGAAAAGGAAAGCGAGAGATGATTCATGACATTATGGTTTTGAATAACATAATATATGCTGTGACTAACAAGGGCAGAATAGGTGTAGTCAGTTTAAATTCGGCAATTATTAAATTTCGAAAACTGAAGAATACTCCCAATATAGTCACCTTTTCAAACCTTTACTTGGTTAACTATGACGAGCAACTTTTAGTGGTTGGATTAAATCCTGTTAGATTTGGCAGGCTTGACAGGGCAGTTTACAAGATAGACTGGTTAACCATGAGGTATGTTGAATTGAAAAGCTTGGGGGACATTGCATTATTTCATGTTAAGGGAAAATGTTGTAAGTCATTGAGCAACCCAAATAGGTGGGGATATGAGAGTAACTCTGTGTATGAAGTTGactttcattttaacaaatatAGTGTGTATAATTGGGATAAAGAATGGGATCAAAAATATATGGAGTTTCCAAGGACAAGACGAGACTCATTGCAATCATGGCTGAGTGAATATGATTGGTGTTGTAATCAAAAATATGAAGTAGATTACTCTCTAGTTGAGTAACTTTATAATTGCTGTACTAAAGATTTTTCttgatttattgttttttaatgtTAGATATTATTAATTTGTTTACCTTTTGAGTGTTTTTTTCAGTATTATCAAAAAGATTGGTTTATTAACATGTCATTTGGTatgtattattaattattaacaaGCTCTCTAAATTGAATCAACAAATTTCTTGTTATAGTTCAAAGCAACTACTAGCTACCAATATtcataaaaaaacaaacattGCGTTTACAAAAATAACAATTCTTGATTTTTCATTTACATTTTACTCAGTTTAATGGAACCAAATTCCATAACCAATCATCAAAACAAAGTTCACTGTGCTTTGAGGCTTACACAGAAGCCAGTATAGTAGAAAAGCCAAAAAAAGAAGCATGTTCCATTATCTACTTACTCAAAATCTTACACTGTCTTGATTCTTTTACTGTTGGAAGTAGAATTACAATTACGTATCCCCCTAGAAGTCACAGAATATGGTGCTGAAGCTGATTTAAGAGAAGGAGACTTGTCAATATATGCATGTCTTTCATCGCCATTCCAATATAAGATGATCCGGTTTGTGCAAGAATGCGACCAGCTATCACCTGTTCAGCATTATATTTGAGAAcatctaaacatgtcaaaatcaattttacacctctcaaatcaattttgttttttttccaaaagtgaAGCGAAAAATACACTAAGTGAGATGTGAAAGCTAAGTAAAACTTACCTAGTGCAAGGGTCAATTGAAATGAACCTTCAATATGCTTGATTGTAACTTGATTTAACATAACAACCTGCCAGAGATTCAACAGAACCTTCAAGTTTACAATTGAAACCTAAGGAGGCAGAAAGAAGATAATAGAGAAAGCAAACGCATAATTCGTTATAAAGCTAAGTTGGAATTGATTCGCGAACCCAAACATGCTATATAAAGCAAAGGAAGTTGGATAGAGTATAAACAACTTCATTAAGCGCTTGCAACACAAGTGTTTATTATATAAGTGCTTAtaagaaaataaactaaattattttcatataagtgataagttgttttcataagctaATCTGGAGAGCTTACTAAAATAAGCGAAAAACAACTTATAGACATGTCATATGTAGATTCTATAAGCTATCTCAAACAGTATCACAAGTGTTTATATCAATAGATAAGTTCAAATAAGTAAATCCAAACATGCTTTAAAGAATTCTTTTGGTGCGTGGCATTGCCAAGATTGACGATGGAATCACATTCCACAACTACCAAGTCAAGATGTCACTTTCATATCTCTATATAAACAAGTTACTACTCTTTTAGTTTTTATGTTCTCTTTCATTAAAAGGCTCTGTTTTGACCTTCTCACTAACTTAGCATTAGAGAGGCTTAGCAGGAAATCCTATTCCTAACTGCCATTTCCAGCAGAATTTGAAACATTCCAGTGAGTTCAAGCTAAATGTTGTGTTGATAAATAGAAACTATGGCAACATATTATACCTCTATAGCATAGGGGAGTTTGGATAAACCGCTATCGTTTGGCGATATGCTATTTAGTACAAAATATTGTCAAATAGTGGCATTACAGCACTATTGTGTAGCAGAAGTTTAACAGAATGCTATTTTCCACTATACGCGATTGACAACACTGGTTCAACGCAAACCAAAGCATGGAATTGAAGGCACGGACAGAAAAAACCTTCAAATAAAGCAAAAACTCAGATAGCTATCCATGCAAATTTTAGAAACCTCGCATCGCTGCAATCAAagataaattcaataaaaataaacgTTCTAGCAAGCAAAATGAATTGAATCTTACCGCCAAAGAAAAGTTTCTTGCAAGCTTCATCAACTTTAAAGACATTTCACCGAGTAATCGAGTTCGGAGAGCCATGTCGTCAAAGTCTTGGCGGAAATGGAAAGTAACACTGTCGATAATGATGATCTTTACCTACAATAATGTACTAACAGTATATCATTAGGGAATACTTAAGTTTCACTAAAACAATCTCAACTAAAAGCAGAAGAAAAGAGAACAAAACAGGAGTACTTTCGTTGGCTACAATCCAAGTCAAGTAAGATGCCAAGGAATATGGCAAAATAAAATGAACTTTTGTGTTCAAGATGTTCACTACAATACCAATTCAATTCATTAAAACCATTCTTACATCTTTATGTTCCGTGACGAATTTGTCCAAGTAATTCACCAAAGCAATTTGTTCAGTATAGCTGCAAACAcgaaaatagaatatattttccAAGATACTATTCGGGTGCATTTTAACTCCATAAGCTTGATTATCTTTGTGAAAGTGGTGGCTATATTCGGACATGTCTTCTATGCATGCTTCCGCAATTTGTAGAACACGTTCAACCATAAAGCTTCCCTCGGTGTCTAAGTATCAAACAAGCACAAGAAGTTAATTTTATCAAATGATGCATGAGTATTAGGCATTAGCCATTAGGATACAATTAAGGCTTTTACCAATGTATATTGCCTTCCCACCTAGACCACCATAGTCTAGTGGAATCTGAACATTTACCGCAAGTTGAATCCTGCAAAAGCAAACATCACTTATTACTTcaaattacaaaatttaaattaaGATGTCAAAGCATCTTGAAGATGATTCATTGTTCTTCTCATTTGCATCAAATAATCAATGATTGGTAAATATTTCACAATGCAGGATAGAAAAAAAAGAACAACATGATAATATGATATAGAAAACTGGAACGACAAAGCATACCCTATTTGGGTTTTACCGATGCCCGGGACTCCACCTacataaataaacatataattatattgtaactcaaaaaagggaagaaaaaCTCCAAACTATTAAGGCTAAAAAACAACTATCGTACATTTAATTGGAAGCGACAATTAAGAGTAATGCATATTCAAACTAAAGAGTTACTCGCCTATTTCAGTAACTTCTTTGCAACTAATTCCTCCGCCAAGTATGTTATCTAGATCAACACAAGAAGTGGTAATGAGAGAAGAAAATCTCTCCTCATTGAGCATATCCCAAGCAGTCTGACCACCTGCTCGACAAAAAAACAGGAAACAGAGAAAACACAACAGAAAAAACTGATAATTCAGTATACACGAGGGAATATACAAATTTTAGTTGAATACGATTCGCTCAAGATGTTGAAGTTTCTATACATCTATGAATCACATACATCCCAAAAACGACACTGAcaccgataataatttgaaaaaatgaataaattaaacgtgCTACAGAGAATCAATACTTACCATCAATACTTACCATCAATAATATTAGTGTTACTCCCACTTGATCCatccaaaaccctagttttagttGCAAATTTCAGAATCTCTGAAGCTTCATTCTCAGAAACTTCTATATCTGTAAAAATCAAGTaatgtgataaaaaaaattagaactaCAAAAAGAGCAAAAACCTAATTGCAGTTTCGTATCAAATTAGCCCCTCATATTTTCGATATTGCAAAACAATCCCAAAataaaaggaaaagttagttgaAATTGGAACCTCGAGCAAGGTGAGTGGTGGAAGTGCGAGAAATGGCGAGGAGTGTTGTGTAACCGGCGGCTAAGAGTTTTCCTCTCTTTGATGCAGAGATTGGTAGCATACCAATTTccattttcccactcttttctgTTTCTTACCTTtgcaatttcttcttcttcttcgctgTTTTGGCTCGTAAATTTTTTCGTGTGCTTTATATAGACATCAAATTCAAAAACGCTTCCACAATTCCCACaggttattttttataaaaaaataataataaatgaagcactattataaataaaaaataaagagttaaaaggtagtgcactgacagtgtaaaataagtttacactgtcatccaatagaaagctATCAATTAGCCatgtcattaaattattttttaaataaaaaaggggtttaattggatacatggtggtgattggttgacagtgtaaaaatattttacactgtcagtgcatcaccccttttctcaaaaagagttaaaaggtagtgcactgacagtgtaaaataagtttacactgtcatccaatagaaagctATCAATTAGCCatgtcattaaattattttttaaataaaaaaggggtttaattggatacatggtggtgattggttgacagtgtaaaaatattttataccttttatttcaatttttaataattatatacagtaaatatgaaagaaaaaaagagtagAATAACAATCTTAATATTATATTGacgtttaaaaaaaaatactttgaaggaaaataatgtttaaaaaatTCGATGTTAATTTCGGTTAAAAAAGCTACTGTTTCAATTGTcaatattctttttctttttattttttctttttgttacaATTGCTTAAGATTGGGAAAAAATTAAGAGAATTTCTTTgtccacctcccaaccttctaggtcacctctgATGAAAAACCAtatatacccctgacttcggaaatgcatttccgaaatgcaagaaaaaggtgttttcggagatgcatctccgaaagcgccttttttttttcaaaatttgtcttatttcggaaatacatttccgaaaacactttttcggaagttcatttccgaaatactgcgcgttttgcagatgtagcaaaacagcccccctcccccattcattttaccctaatcttcttccaaactcagcctctcttcaaaatttctgcaaaagcaagtgtgaagtatcagagattgccaaaatcttcttctaatctcaacctaaatcatctcaaactctattagtggtaagtttatcaatttttttcaatttttagatccattattcatatctctattagggtgtttagaaattgcaaaaatcacattaaggtaggttggtactgctatttaggttgtttacaatgaataaaagtagttttgatttagggttttggggtctgccatgcaagttgcagaaaacttcatcgcaggggtgtttcagaagttcattttcgaaaacaccttcattcccaatttcggaaatgaacttccgaagtgtatcagaaatgcaattttttttagttttttctgttgtctcgcatattaatcgatttcaattgttttcaggaacatgtcaggcaaccaagcacgcatcagacaagGTAGAGAGACcaagactgcgtcggctagacgcgagcgggcggcgcagctggcgtcgacgcagggacgggggcagggccggggacgacgtgtgcgagttcccgtggagatggacgagggtacctctacatctggatcgaggagtcgtctggctcgggtatcttcttcccgccagcgagaggaggaggaggcggaggaggaggaggaggaggaggaggaggcagtgacataccacgaggcggaggaggtaccggatgttgaccctccacacagggaggaggaggagcaggaggagggctacccgggagggcccagtgacacttccgtgctgattacctaccacgagcacgtcgctcggcgtatctgggagggagaggtattatttataatttgcctgactatattatttaaccgtttataatttagccgtttattcaatattttcttaacggtctatttaacatacttttttatttgtttttttgtaacaggagagagagcctttgaaaatggtgaaccacttcCAGAAGGTTTTCAGTTAGTTTAAACCaactgctgagtggtttaacgacgcggtgagagcttcagggcttagtgggctctgcatgacggggtataccaccatcagccacggcatgcagggggcctttgtggagcggttgcatagggagacgtcttctttccacttaccggttggggagatgacgatcaccttgtatgatgtgcagtgtcttctccacctgccgatcagggggcgctgttgcaccactcccggatccagaggatcaaagctagtgagtggatggcgctctatttaggtatggagcccgaagttgctgactatgagtgcatcacaacatctgggcctcatatccggttcacgacactgagcacttatttcgaGCATCACCTGGTGGCGGCAGCCGAagccgaggatgcgggtgacgacctatttacacattatcactgtggctgcgctctccggtgctggtacatgtttgtggtaggcgctgcaatctttgtggacaagagtgcaaggtacgtcgacgtgacttacctccgctacttcatggacttgactaccgttcaccagtggaactggggggcagctactctggcatacctatacccgaagctgaatgaggcctccaactggaggacgaggcagttgaccggatcctgcacactacttacggtacgtttcattttaattgtttcgtatttatttatgtttcgtatttatttttaatacattatcgtgtttgtgtttcagagctggatcatctcttacttctcccgcatccacgacttccACATTGATCTTGAGTacgatgacgccatgcccagggccgccagatacgttctccagaggggggaCAATGCAGTGGGatcataccgtgggtacctcgaccgcacgatgcacgatgacgtcacttggaggccattcagcgactacactcatgttgtcccctttgacggcatatctttatattctggctggttggcatgcgggaccagcacCAAGGtgtggtatctccctgagcggtgcatgcgacagtttgggtatgtgcagatgatacccaggtcaccttttgaggctgctcccgacacagtgacccgagtgcagctcactggcatatttgaggattgggagcgtcatgtggtaccggaggagtatcgtcgcattcgggtcacccaggactagcacagtgtggaggggtatgtcacatggttctatcgggtgtcacatcctctgctgagacccgacgctcccgacgctcctaggccagcatacaaggagatcctggagaaccaccagggcgaggatgaccacgccattgatctcctgccgatctgccagcggatatagatgcttg contains:
- the LOC131604400 gene encoding uncharacterized protein LOC131604400, which gives rise to MVPKPKFKPGDTVEVSIDRGGGVYGSWFTATIIRWISSDKILIQYRYLYVAETVVRLHQIRPVPTPDTIWELKSGDKVEAFRKLRGWEGHVVKDLENGKFSVRFTDSEKFQCPKYLLRVPRQWINQTWVPPITLESIQNYKKLKMAMKRDIISELPDTMLLHIMSFLETRDACILSKRWKDLCKRLTTLIYTLPRLRPENRVKNFKRFKCWVISTRDQSCPLLNLTIETCFQENEKHLYKLVKHALSNNLQHLKITMHPTFKCKSKFSPLILASHSLTFLHLSGSEGGEKINCPKSLRLPALRTLHLECVSFVATDNHYADPFSNCTLLDVLVLRNCCLNEDAQVFCISNHTLSSLTVFCVETHQLCLSTPNLSSFTILDHSVFYQRLSSTCDLSLLHQVNINSLGCRGKLTNLLTWLQVLATNVKILTFNDAAVCTILYDLEYPTSKKAQPPCFERLESLTVFLNYKYQFHDDEIFMLADHLFQNTTPIPKVYIRISR
- the LOC131606416 gene encoding DNA repair protein RAD51 homolog 3-like isoform X2; amino-acid sequence: MDQVGVTLILLMVSIDGGQTAWDMLNEERFSSLITTSCVDLDNILGGGISCKEVTEIGGVPGIGKTQIGIQLAVNVQIPLDYGGLGGKAIYIDTEGSFMVERVLQIAEACIEDMSEYSHHFHKDNQAYGVKMHPNSILENIFYFRVCSYTEQIALVNYLDKFVTEHKDVKIIIIDSVTFHFRQDFDDMALRTRLLGEMSLKLMKLARNFSLAVVMLNQVTIKHIEGSFQLTLALGDSWSHSCTNRIILYWNGDERHAYIDKSPSLKSASAPYSVTSRGIRNCNSTSNSKRIKTV
- the LOC131606415 gene encoding uncharacterized protein LOC131606415, which encodes MSLSKPLLQLLNCANKNQSSKTTNSRRCDTDDALGFLKAVKLAFKYDKKNYDRFIEVLRDFSAKRIQKNPLQISGLKAKVKSLFKGHVDLVSEFNKFMPKEHRITLPRDTGKNKKLGEICQLPWDVLDVISQKLDFEELFQFYGVCKNWRTFYKSNFLSSQEPFLVEISGYPRRGRPNCFISLPNKKVYNLKKMMRKMVSYSKLTRPMYVGYSSGYFIIKTNSTCLLINPFTRIKKVINSSPFFGFDITIDQLHGLLAFEKCSEEFVLLVLCKKHGSLYGYQSRNNGWVTYFRKGKREMIHDIMVLNNIIYAVTNKGRIGVVSLNSAIIKFRKLKNTPNIVTFSNLYLVNYDEQLLVVGLNPVRFGRLDRAVYKIDWLTMRYVELKSLGDIALFHVKGKCCKSLSNPNRWGYESNSVYEVDFHFNKYSVYNWDKEWDQKYMEFPRTRRDSLQSWLSEYDWCCNQKYEVDYSLVE
- the LOC131606416 gene encoding DNA repair protein RAD51 homolog 3-like isoform X1, which encodes MEIGMLPISASKRGKLLAAGYTTLLAISRTSTTHLARDIEVSENEASEILKFATKTRVLDGSSGSNTNIIDGGQTAWDMLNEERFSSLITTSCVDLDNILGGGISCKEVTEIGGVPGIGKTQIGIQLAVNVQIPLDYGGLGGKAIYIDTEGSFMVERVLQIAEACIEDMSEYSHHFHKDNQAYGVKMHPNSILENIFYFRVCSYTEQIALVNYLDKFVTEHKDVKIIIIDSVTFHFRQDFDDMALRTRLLGEMSLKLMKLARNFSLAVVMLNQVTIKHIEGSFQLTLALGDSWSHSCTNRIILYWNGDERHAYIDKSPSLKSASAPYSVTSRGIRNCNSTSNSKRIKTV